A genome region from Ursus arctos isolate Adak ecotype North America unplaced genomic scaffold, UrsArc2.0 scaffold_18, whole genome shotgun sequence includes the following:
- the LOC113266620 gene encoding LOW QUALITY PROTEIN: olfactory receptor 1L4-like (The sequence of the model RefSeq protein was modified relative to this genomic sequence to represent the inferred CDS: deleted 1 base in 1 codon), translating to MSRGNQSHITEFLLLGLTSDPKEQGWLFASFLAMYLVNMAGNSLIIAAIWGDTHLHTPMYFFLCNLSFVDICFTNVIVPRMLANMLSKNKKVPFAQCLTQMYFFVTCAITDSFLLAAMAIDRYMAICNPLHYTMTMSPQRCLLLVMASWVLSHLHSLTHTILMARLTFCGPNVIHHFFCDVQPLLTLSCSDTSVNELLAFTEGSFVIMSPFILIIVSYVFITRAVLRVPSGRGRYKVFSTCGSHLTVVALFYGTAISVYIRPSSTYSVTKDRVVTVIYTVVIPMLNPFIYSLRNKDMKRALRKLTRRKE from the exons ATGTCAAGGGGAAACCAGAGTCACATCACTGAATTCCTCCTCCTGGGACTGACCAGTGACCCCAAAGAGCAGGGGTGGCTCTTTGCCAGCTTCCTCGCCATGTATCTGGTCAACATGGCTGGCAACTCCCTC ATCATTGCAGCTATCTGGGGGGATACCCACCTCCATactcccatgtacttcttcctctgcaACCTATCTTTTGTGGACATCTGCTTTACAAATGTCATTGTGCCAAGGATGCTGGCAAACATGTTGAGCAAGAACAAGAAGGTTCCCTTTGCTCAGTGCCTCACACAGATGTATTTCTTTGTGACCTGTGCAATCACTGATAGCTTCCTCCTGGCTGCCATGGCTATTGACCGCTACATGGCCATCTGTAACCCGCTGCATTACACCATGACCATGAGCCCCCAGCGCTGTCTCCTGCTGGTGATGGCATCCTGGGTGCTGTCCCACCTCCACTCACTCACCCACACGATTCTCATGGCCCGCCTAACCTTCTGTGGGCCCAATGTCATCCACCACTTCTTCTGTGACGTCCAGCCACTGCTGACACTCTCCTGCTCTGACACCTCTGTCAATGAGCTTTTGGCCTTCACAGAGGGCTCCTTTGTGATCATGAGTCCCTTCATCTTGATCATTGTCTCTTATGTTTTTATCACCCGTGCTGTTCTGAGGGTCCCTTCCGGGCGAGGCAGGTACAAGGTCTTCTCCACCTGTGGATCCCACCTCACGGTTGTGGCACTATTCTATGGGACTGCCATTTCTGTGTACATTCGCCCTTCATCCACCTACTCAGTGACAAAGGATCGTGTGGTCACTGTTATTTATACAGTGGTAATCCCCATGCTGAACCCTTTTATCTACAGTCTTAGGAACAAGGACATGAAACGAGCCTTGAGAAAGCTGACTAGGAGAAAAGAATAG